In one window of Anaeromusa acidaminophila DSM 3853 DNA:
- the rpoN gene encoding RNA polymerase factor sigma-54 has product MNLQLSTQLKQQLTLTPALCQSLAVLQMAALELEQNLQQQAEENPLLEWEEGAPPDYEALARYLDTPGTAAGTAATKDDEEMPPPWERAAAEQTLTLGTFLEKQLVESGCPQGLKSLVRFFIGCLDERGYLTVSIEEAIACLERDAEEVQAALFWLQSLEPPGVGASGLEECLLLQLQRQGAGESLAAKLVEKGLLDDVAQGRWKRLTQALACTQEELDEALHCLRSLDPRPGRAFATAETVYVLPDVRIERQGDEFRVEVAMPWKGLTISQEYRKMVSGGGEAVKEFVQGRLNAALQLLKSLDQRRQTLQTLAEILVQRQEDFFLHGRRHMKPLSMRQMADELGVHESTVSRTVAGKYALTPHGLLPLRDFFPAAAFAVGGENVAADGVKERIRALIQEEPQGEPLSDQKLCEMLSEEGIPISRRTVAKYREEMHIPSSSKRKRK; this is encoded by the coding sequence ATGAATCTTCAACTTTCGACACAATTAAAACAGCAACTGACGCTGACTCCTGCGCTCTGCCAGTCTTTAGCGGTGCTGCAGATGGCTGCGCTAGAACTGGAACAGAACTTACAGCAGCAGGCTGAAGAAAATCCGCTGTTGGAGTGGGAAGAGGGCGCTCCGCCGGATTATGAGGCATTGGCTCGTTATTTAGATACTCCCGGAACGGCGGCGGGAACGGCGGCAACCAAGGACGATGAGGAAATGCCGCCTCCCTGGGAACGCGCTGCAGCGGAGCAAACGTTAACTTTAGGGACTTTTTTAGAAAAACAGCTTGTAGAAAGCGGCTGCCCCCAAGGGCTAAAATCGTTGGTGCGTTTTTTTATCGGCTGTCTGGATGAACGAGGGTATTTGACGGTGAGCATAGAGGAAGCGATTGCTTGCCTGGAACGTGACGCCGAAGAGGTGCAAGCGGCGTTGTTTTGGCTGCAGTCGCTGGAACCACCAGGCGTAGGGGCGTCCGGCTTGGAAGAATGCTTGCTTTTGCAGTTGCAGCGTCAAGGAGCGGGTGAATCATTAGCGGCTAAGCTGGTGGAAAAAGGGCTGCTGGATGACGTGGCTCAAGGTCGTTGGAAGAGGTTGACGCAGGCGTTGGCCTGCACGCAGGAAGAGCTGGATGAGGCATTACATTGCTTGCGGTCTTTAGACCCGCGCCCAGGCCGGGCCTTTGCTACGGCGGAAACGGTGTATGTACTGCCGGATGTGCGAATTGAACGGCAGGGGGACGAGTTTCGCGTAGAAGTGGCAATGCCTTGGAAAGGGCTTACCATTAGCCAGGAATACCGTAAAATGGTTTCTGGCGGCGGCGAAGCGGTTAAAGAATTTGTACAGGGACGGCTGAATGCGGCGCTGCAGCTTTTGAAGAGCTTGGATCAGCGTCGACAGACGCTGCAAACACTGGCGGAAATCTTGGTGCAGCGTCAGGAAGACTTTTTCTTGCATGGTCGGCGGCATATGAAGCCGTTATCTATGCGCCAAATGGCGGATGAACTGGGAGTTCATGAATCAACGGTCAGCCGGACCGTGGCCGGGAAATACGCCTTAACGCCGCATGGTTTGCTGCCGTTGCGCGATTTCTTTCCAGCCGCCGCCTTTGCTGTAGGCGGGGAGAATGTTGCAGCCGATGGCGTCAAGGAGCGCATTCGCGCCTTGATCCAGGAGGAGCCGCAGGGGGAACCGCTGAGCGATCAAAAACTCTGCGAAATGTTGAGTGAAGAAGGAATTCCTATTTCGCGGCGTACAGTAGCTAAATATCGCGAAGAAATGCATATACCGTCTTCTTCGAAAAGAAAGAGAAAATAA